The genomic window CCAGTAACCAACGATTTATATTGGCAAATATTCCAGCCCGAACGAACTTGCATCACTGAGAATAAAGTGTATCAAACTGTTGTGCCAGAAATACATCGGCTACAAATCGAAGCTGGTATGTCTGAAGATAAGCTGTACGATGGTGTGCCTCGTTACTATGGCAGTCGGATATCGTTAGATGCCAATGCTACCAAAGTAGATCGCGATGCAGTTCTAGTGCAAGAGAATCTCCAGACGTCCGGTTACAAAGCTGGGAATCGGCAGAAAATGTTCGATTTTGCACATGCGAAACTTGTCATGGAATGTATGGCCCAGTACCATGCGTTGCCAATTGCTTTGCGTCTTAAGAAACCCGacattttcaccaaaaatataCGTCCGTACTTCAATCGCTTCAATATGAACATTTCATTAGGAGATGAGATGAGGGACGAAATGCGTAGGGTGAGTTATTTCCAATCTAAAATATTTGGAGGCTATATTTGTCTAATTTCTTAGGAAGTATCCGAGGACCTACAGTTGGCCACCAATAACAATGAGGCGGCAATTGAGGAGATTATGAAACTATTTAAGTTGTACGATGATTGGCTGGAGCAGCCAGAATCAGTTGATGGACCATATACCAGCCTGGTGCACTGCGACCTGTGGATCAATAACATCATGTTTCGATATGGTAAGAACCTATACATTTTTATCGTAGCATTCATTGGTACTTAAAAGTTTCTCTCTTTTACAGATGACAAAGGCCAACCgataaagttaaaaattgtaGATTTCCAAATAGCCCAGTATGAGTCAGTTGCGCATGACATTATATTTTTCCTATTCTCAAGCGTCGAATCTGCAACGCTGGAGGACGATttcgaaaactttttgaaaatctaTTATGATGCCTTTATACAAAACTTAGAAACAGTGCAGGTTTCTACTAAAAACTATACTTTCGAGAGGTGGGTATTACAAGTATTatggggacagatacctgtaaacggccatattttcactgattttcattaaaaatatttaaaatgaagaagtcaatacatttttttcaaaagtggcatacagtttatttatacattaaaataatataattttttttttatattaatcatttaaaatggcggatgtacactcaattcttccaggaaggtcgcagcggggcttctcaatcggcgggcattgtagcatcggcgtcagtgacctgaatacaaaaaaccaaatttttttttgtttattaatgtcatactttctatatgaattaacaaaaaaaaaaacaaatcgcggaataaaatatttcaaaaaaagaatttgGAGGCGAATTTTcccactatttttgcttcgaaaaaattatttcgaaaacttggaaattcacatagaaagtgatatcattaaaaaatgtgtgcaaaatttcagggagatcggtcaataacttttcgagttatcgtgtacgccaattcgaaaaatgtatattagttttggaaaaaaaccgtctaaagtttgaatacaacttaactatacctctcccagtgctcgaacgcaaagaatggAGTCGTCCCGGTTGACGAtcgataatataaaaaatacttaaatttacgttctaaaaatgttttgacatatttttaaaggattttattaacatttatcagaaaaaaaattaatcaaagtatTTCATTTTATGTGATACACGTTCATGTCCACAATTTACTAATtattaatttcctattttttcttgaaaatacttTCGATTTGCATATCCGAACAGCTTTCTAAGTGAAGTACGACGCGTGGGACCAATTGAAATTCCACACCCgattttcatgacaaaaataattttggccGATAACAGCACCCTTCCAGATGATTTCAAGGACGTAGACATATCATTTTTAAGTAAGAATCGTGGACTGAAGGCGGTTACCAAACGAATGGAAGATATTGTGCGTGTggcgaaaaagtttaaaatatattaatttaacttTTGATTTTTGGTTAAAATAAGAAACTGCACTGCAGTACCTGAGAAATTAAATGGGTTTAATGGGTTTTTTTTGGGAAGTAGAAGAAGACTTTTAAATACTGATTTGTTGATAGAGAAATCTATAAtgaattgcaaaaattaaacagcTAATTATTTGGCAAAGGGCACTAATTATTTGATAGTTATGCcttattttattcattcatttatttatttatttatttagtctaaCACAACAACCACGGGTTATATTTCAGCGTTAGATCCCAATGCATTACAAGTGagcataagaaattaaaaagtgatACTATTTGAACTTAACTTCTAAGCCttattaaattacaattaaattacATTATTGACGAAGGGTAAGAGTAAGATTTGAGGAAAAAAACAAGAGTAATACAAGAATTTAGCGAAGTAGAGTAGAGACAAAGGATTAGAGTATAAAGTttgctacgtttatatgaatatAAGCAAGCATCTTTGGGAAATagctatttcaaaatataaaacaagTTCCCGGATCTTTGAAGTTGAGAAAatgtacgaggtgtgctcaaaaagtatcgcgaattttgaattttcgcatgctacgtatattcgaatttcaatttttttgtggtgatatgttggtactcatgtctctaacttatgccgacgagttcggccattttgaatgttcagttaattgttgacagctgctttgcttgcacgtgtttcggctcgtcttcgatttttacctattcaaaaagatggatccaagaacctgtatcaaattttgtgtgaaaaacgaaattgaagGCGCGGATGcgttccgaatgttgactgtgacGGAGAGGCTAccttggaccaaagcaacgtttatcggtggtacaaaatgttctcagaaggtcgagaagatgtggaCGACGAAAAGCGTACCGGACGCCTGAGCACCTTAACAAcggacgaaaaaattgatgaagtgaagaaaatggtgttggccaatcgtcgaatcaccgttagagaagttgctgaggacctagacatatcgattggctcgtgccatttgatttttttcaatgatttgggcatgaggcgGGTCGacacaaaattcgtaccaaaacgtcacaatttcaaccaaaagcagcatcgtatgatcattgctaatgagatgttggactctgtccgcgacgccCCAAAATTTGTTCCCGAGAGTCATAActgtgacgaatcgtgggttcaTGGTTATAacatggaaaccaaagctcaatcatctcaatggaagctgccgcacgaaccaatcacgaaaaaagcgcgccaagttcagtcgaatgtaaaagttttgcttaccgttttcgtCGATTGCAGGGTCGTCTCATGttcatcatgagttcttgccacagggtaaaacggtcaataaggaatattacctgcaagttatgcgcatccaaaaacgcccggatttgtagaagaacaaaaattggctcttccATCACGATAaagcccctgctcacacatccttgcttgtgcgcgactttttggccgaAAACAACACActtatgatgccacagccaccgtattccccagatctggccccctgtgacttttcttgttcccgaaactgcagaggcccatgaaaggacaacgctacgctacgattgacgagataaagacttCGATGCCGGAGGAGCtgaaaaagatagaaaaaaatgattttttgaagtgcttcgaagattgcaaaaaatgttggcacaagcgcataatatctcatggggattactgggacaaaatagatattaatgaataaataaataatttttgaaaaaacacaaaattcgcgatactttttgaacacacctcgtatacccCCAAACTTGGTGAAGAGGTTAGCTTACGGCAATTGTGCttggaagcaaaaaaaaaaattgtttcgggctttcatttttcttgcacgtttggaattttttggaattttattttgagatttttgatCAAAATGGTTTGAAACATTGTGTCCGCGTTCGGATATTAGTGTCCGGTTATTGGGATGATATTTGTATGGAAGAATTTAACAATTTTGCCCGGCTATTGAAGCTGCCTGCTTATAAGGGCTGCACGCAACATGTGCGTGAAGAAATAGTTTTCTTGTCTAATATTTAGGCATTACTGTTTCGTATTTTAAATGTCATTGGGAATGTCATAGTGCAATGACATAAAGGGCGCCGGACAgcgattacatttttttttgtcagtttgcttaatttttcaaaaaatatttaacccgcttagtgaatatatttttttgcaaatggaaataaacaaataaaaaagaattaatctTTTACCGCATATGAGCccatttactaaattttattttatttataagtattataaaataactcaaactattttaatccatcaaatatatatttagcaataataaaacgcaaaaaaattgtctacagtTTTATGACATTTCGAAATAACCTCATTTTGTGTGAGTGGGTGAAAAAGCAGATTTGAAGTACGGGTGAGTCATTTTGAAAAACGATAGCTGAGTAAAGCGtaagttatttttgaaaaaaaaaaaaaatattttcatggagtCGATATACACTTGTGCTCATACAATTAGGCCACTACATAGAGCATgtggatttaacaaaaacacaacatatATAAACCAAGCTTTTGCATAACGGTAATAAAATTACCGAAAATAAggagacaaacaaaaacaaaagttaacaATGCATTTGGGTAAAGTTCAGAATAGTATCAAAATACGTAAAGCCACGTGTGCTCACAAGATTAAGCCAGTGCAGGTTAAGTAAGGaagataataatttattataaaagttataaaagtaAAGCACAAAGTAGTTACTTTTAAGTAATTTTGAACTGGTTTTCggataatttaaacaatttttgcgTCAGTATGGGGAAAAATAAGAGTTCAACTCCTcaggaaagaaaaattatatgggAATGCTTTCAAAAGCATAAAAACATTCCAAAAGTAGCAGATCTTCTGACTTTTTCGAGAGGAAGAGTTAAGAATGCACTCAAACATTTCAAAACAAAGAAGAATTTTGAGAATTTGCCGCGTAAAAAGCCAAGAAAAACCACGTGTTACGATGACAGAAAAATTGTTCACATGAGTAAGGTGGATCCTTTTTTGACTTCTACTGAAATAAGGACTCGAATGGAGGAGTaccataaattaaaagtttcagCTCAAACCATCCGGCGGCGTTTACAAGAAAATTCCTTAAATTGGCGAATCGCACGAAGGAAACCTAACGTGTCCAAAAAAAACATTGCAAGAAGACTTAGCTTTGCGAAGCAGCACCAACAGAAAGACGCAAAATTCTGAGATCTAGTGGTATGGAGCGATGCATCCAAATTGAATGTATTTGGAAACGATGGCAGACCCTATGTAAGGCGACCCCCATTAACTGAGTTAAGTCCAAGGTATACTAAGAAGACTGTGACACACGGGGGGTCTTCTGTAGTGGTGTGGGCATGTTTCAACGCATCTGGCGTAGGCCCAATTGTTAAAATAGATGGAAAAATTACAGGTGTTATGTACAAAGATATCCTTGCGGAAAATTTAGATGGCGACTATGCGATGATCTGCCGTTAGCttggatttttcagcaagataacgaccccaAGCACTGCTCCAGGGTTGTTAAGGACTGGTTTgtggcaaagaaaataaattgtttggaGTGGCCGGCTCAAAGCCCCGACTtgaaccccattgaaaatttatgggGCATTATTAAAAGGTCAGTTTCTGCTAGAAAACCGTGTAATAAAGCAACATTGTGGGCAATGATAAACGAGGCATGGGGTAAAATTACACCGGACCAATGCAAGACACTAGTCTGAACAATGAGCAGTCGCTGTAGGAaagttattttgaaaaagagtttcccaacaaaatactaatctaGCTTTGGTTAGTTTTTGACACGTTAATGTCGAATTTCCTTTAACTACAACAATTTTCTCACAGGTGGCTTAATTACATGAGCACTGAAATTTCATCATCatgaagatatttttattttatttttttaatacgtgATCCCGTTAAACTTCTAGCGCGCAGTCAATATTTGcaccaaatttcataaaaagcgCCACAGTTTTTAGTTTTCCTCAGTTTTGAAGTGGTAAACACAGTTCTTGCATGATGGATCTGTTAGAAAAACAGGCAATGTAAGTAATAATAACTTAAAGAATTAAgttaaagtaataataaattaaacaatttaaaactaataatttGAAGAATGCTagtcgaaatttttttgaaaaagtaattGTACTATTAAGAATGTTTtccgaaaatgaaataaatgaaagtgaTGGTGTTGCTTGTCGAACTAGCAAAAGAGAAGCTATATTTTTCACGTCCACCTAAAACTATGCTTTATTATATCCTGGCAATCTTTCACAGCTGTCTGtcaacttacttacttaggtggccataacaacccgttaccgagttacagccgacctcactagctctctccaggcgcctctgctccgcgcgcgccttctccaattctgtacaccaagcgagcatagggtggtcctccacctggtctttccaccggagcaatggtcttcctctgcgtcggcttccttggacttcgccctcgaacaccttctttgctggagccaacgcaggcgttggatggcgatgcgttgaactacgtcaatgtcggcgtagagctcatacagctcgtggttcattcttgaacggtagtcttcgccaacgcgcacaggaccgaagatcttacgaagaacttttctctcgaacaccccaagagcggctgcatcgctttgtgacactacccatgcctctgcgccataaagcaacacgggtatgatgagcgtcttgtaaagagtcagtttggtcatgcgagagagggctcgactactcaattgcttacttagcccatagtaacacctattagcaagagtgattctccgtttgatctccaggctgatatcgttgttgctgttaacggcggtgccaagataaataaattctggcacaacttcgaaagtatagttgtccgcaatgacgtgcgttcctacacgccgtgtgttccgcgttgtagacagcatatactttgttttaccctcgttcaccgccagacccactcgtgatgattccttctcgatagcagaaaa from Anastrepha ludens isolate Willacy chromosome 5, idAnaLude1.1, whole genome shotgun sequence includes these protein-coding regions:
- the LOC128862782 gene encoding uncharacterized protein LOC128862782 isoform X1, whose amino-acid sequence is MKLVTNMVNPDVGTLSVVSPPEVMQKVVPGKESPQKRRRDCFSGHATQRTQYTIVANMSVPEIVNLKSVVEPYLAGGALESYRSRYLTKPGDNYGSCMLAISANIKRPNGLIEELPLIAKLPPVTNDLYWQIFQPERTCITENKVYQTVVPEIHRLQIEAGMSEDKLYDGVPRYYGSRISLDANATKVDRDAVLVQENLQTSGYKAGNRQKMFDFAHAKLVMECMAQYHALPIALRLKKPDIFTKNIRPYFNRFNMNISLGDEMRDEMRREVSEDLQLATNNNEAAIEEIMKLFKLYDDWLEQPESVDGPYTSLVHCDLWINNIMFRYDDKGQPIKLKIVDFQIAQYESVAHDIIFFLFSSVESATLEDDFENFLKIYYDAFIQNLETVQVSTKNYTFESFLSEVRRVGPIEIPHPIFMTKIILADNSTLPDDFKDVDISFLSKNRGLKAVTKRMEDIVRVAKKFKIY
- the LOC128862782 gene encoding uncharacterized protein LOC128862782 isoform X2, which translates into the protein MSVPEIVNLKSVVEPYLAGGALESYRSRYLTKPGDNYGSCMLAISANIKRPNGLIEELPLIAKLPPVTNDLYWQIFQPERTCITENKVYQTVVPEIHRLQIEAGMSEDKLYDGVPRYYGSRISLDANATKVDRDAVLVQENLQTSGYKAGNRQKMFDFAHAKLVMECMAQYHALPIALRLKKPDIFTKNIRPYFNRFNMNISLGDEMRDEMRREVSEDLQLATNNNEAAIEEIMKLFKLYDDWLEQPESVDGPYTSLVHCDLWINNIMFRYDDKGQPIKLKIVDFQIAQYESVAHDIIFFLFSSVESATLEDDFENFLKIYYDAFIQNLETVQVSTKNYTFESFLSEVRRVGPIEIPHPIFMTKIILADNSTLPDDFKDVDISFLSKNRGLKAVTKRMEDIVRVAKKFKIY